In the Streptomyces sp. SJL17-4 genome, CGGTCGACGTGGCCTCCCTGGTCCGCACCGTCCGGGAGGCGTCCCCCGAGACGCTCGTCCACGTCGACGCCAGCCACTGGATGGGTCTCGTCCTCGCGGGAGAGTTCCCCAACCCCCTGGACGAGGGCGCCGACAGCTTCGGCGGCTCCACCCACAAGACCTTCCCCGGCCCGCAGAAGGCACTGCTCCTCACCCGCGACGCCGACATCGAGAAGCGCATCCGGGAGACCCAGGACTACCTGGTCAGCAGCCACCACTTCGGCGCCACCCTCAGCCTCGGTATGGCCCTCCTGGAGTTCCAGGAGTTCGGTCCCGTCTACGCGCGAGCCGTCGTCGGGCACACCCGGGCCTTCGCCGGACTCCTCGCCGAGCGCGGCATCACCGTGTGCGCCGCCGACCGCGGCTACACCGCCGGACACCAGCTGTGGCTCGACACCGCGCGCGACGGCATCGCCCCCGGCCTCGCCAGCGACCGGCTCCACGCTGCCGGACTCAAGGTGAACTTCATGGCGGGGCTGCCCGGTTTCACCGGCCAGGGCGTGCGCATCGGCCTCAACGAAGCCGCGTACCAGGGCCTCACCGAAGAGGACCTGCCCGAGCTCGCCGACGTCTTCGCCGCCGCCGTCCGCGACGAGCAGCCCGCCGCCGGCCTCGCCGACCGGGTCGCCGCCCTGCGGGCGGCCCGCACCCCGCTCGGTGCCGCCCTGCCCGAGGCCACGGCCCTCCTCGACCGTTCCCTCGCCCTCGCCGGCCGCGCCCTGCGCGCCGACGCGTCCTGACCCACCTCACGACGACCCCCTGGAGCACGCCCATGAGCCGCCCCGTCATCGGCATCGCCGGCTACCGGGACCAGGCCCGCTGGAACATCTGGGACACCGACGCGACCGTCGTCCAGCAGTCCTACGTGCGCGGGATCACCGCCAACGGCGGCCGTGCGGTGGTCCTGCCGCCGGACGACCTGGACGCCGACGTCCTGCACCGCCTCGACGGGCTGCTCCTCACGGGCGGCGCGGACATCGACCCGGCCCACTACGGACAGGAACCGCATCCCGCCTCCGACACCCCCCGTCCCGACCGGGACCACGGCGAACTGCTGCTGCTGCGCACCGCCCTCGACCTGGACCTGCCGGTCCTCGGTGTCTGCCGCGGCCTGCAGCTCCTCGCGCTGGCCTACGGCGGCACACTCCACCAGCACCTGCCCGACGTCGTCGGGCACACCGGTCACTGCCCGCGCGAGGGCGAGTTCGGTCAGCACGAGGTGCGCTTCACCGCGCACAGCGGGGCCGCCGCCGTGTACGGACCGCTGGCCGTCACCAACTCCCACCACCACCAGGCCGTCGCCGACCCGGGTCGGCTGACCGTCACCGGCCGCAGCGACGACGGTGTCGTCGAGGCGGCCGAGGATCCCGCCAAGAGGTTCGTCCTCGGCGTGCAGTGGCACCCCGAGGTCTCCGGCGACGACGAGCTCTTCACGGCCTTCGTCGCGGCCTGCGCGAAGTGACAGCGGACCCCCTGCCGCAGAGAGCGGCAGGGGGTCCGGTGCCGTCCCCATCAGAGGGTCAGCGGTGACCGGGTGCCACGTACAGGTCGGACATGGCGACGAGGACGCGCCGGTCGCCGCGGAAGGGCTCCCGGGCGTGCGTCGCCAGGAAGTTGTCGACGACCATCACGTCCTCGCGCTCCCACGGGAAGCTCACGGCGGCCTCCTCGTACAGCCCGCGGATCAACGCCATCACCTCGTCCTCGATCTCCTCGCCGTCGCCGTAGTAGGCGTTGCGCGGCAGCCCCTCGGGGCCGTACTCGCCGATGAGGACCTCGGCGACCTCGGCCGGCAGGTTCGAGGTGTGGAAGAGGTGGGCGTGGTTGAACCAGACGGTCTCGCCGGTGCGCGGGTGCTCGGCGAGGGCCTGCCGTCGCGACACCGTCCGCAGACCGTCGTTCCCGGTCCACTCCAGGTCCGTGCCGGACTGCGCGCAGTACGCCTCCACCTCGGACCGGTCACCGGTCTGGAAGACCTCCTGCCACGGGATGTCCAGGTCGGGCCCGTAGTTGCGGACGTACCGCACGCCGTGCCGCTGGAACCGCTCGCGGACCTCGGCGGGGATCCTCGGGAAGACACGGCGCTCACTGGCCACCGGGGTCGCACCGCCGGTCGCGGAGGGCCGGTCGCCGTAGAAGTACAGGCGACTCGGCCAGTTGTGGGCGTAGCTCATCTCGTGGTGGAAGGGAATCCACTGCTCCTCGCTGAGCTCCGTGGAGGTGAAGACCTTGTCGGCGACCTCGTTGCGCGGCGCCGCCCGCTCCAGGTAGCCCAGCAGCTCGGGCGAGAAGGCCCGCGCCGCCCGCCCGAAGGCCTCCGGATCCGGTACGCCGAAGCCGCGGAAGAGCAGCACCCCGTAGCGGTCGAGGGCGGTGAGCAGCCGCTCCCGGTGGGCGTCGATCCAGGGGCCGAGGGGGGTGCCAGGCTCCGCCGCGGTCAGCTTCAGCAGGAAGGGCTCGTCGTCGAGTGGCTCGGCGTGAGCCCCCGGGATGTCCGTACGCTCGCCGGTCGTCACTTCTTCCCCTCCGTCGTCCGTCCCACGAGGTCGCCGACCGGATCCGCCATCGCGGCGAGGATCCGGCGCGGCCCCTCGAAGGGTTCACGGGCGTGTGCGGTGATCATGTTCTCGACCAGGAGGACGTCACCGGGCTCCCAGTCGAAACCGGTCGTCCCGGCGTCGAGGACGGACCGGATCTCGTCGAGCGTCTCCGGCTCGATCGGCGTGCCGTCCCCGTAGTACGTGTTGTACGGCAGGTCCTCGGGCTCCACAGCGGCGAGGAGTCCCTCGCTGACCTCTTCCGGCAGCGAGGAGATGTGGAAGAAGTACGCGTGGTTGAACCAGGTGCGTTCCCCGGTCACCGGGTGCCGGTGCACGGCGGGGCGCACCTGATGGGTGCGCAGCTGCTCCTCGTCCACCCACTCGGCCGTGATGCCGGCGCGGGCGCAGTACGCCTCCACGTCCGCAGGATCCTCCGTCTGGAAGGCCTCCTGCCACGACAGGCTGATGCCCGGCAGGTAGTTGCGGACGTACCGCACCCCGAGCCGCTCGAACTTCTCGACCGTCTCCGGCCGCAGCCCGGCCAGCACCCGGCGGGAGTCGGCGAGCGGCGTGCGGCCGCCCTTCGTGGCCGCGCGCTCGCAGAAGAAGACGATCCGCAGCGGCCAGTTGTCCGTGTACGACTGCTCGTTGTGGAGCAGGATGTGCTGGTCCGCCGGATACTCCGTCGACGTGTAGACGCCCTCGGAGACCTCGCTGCGGGGCGAGGAACGCTCTCCGTAGTCCAGGACCCGGGAAGAGAGGGCGTCGAGCGCTTCCCGGAATCCCTTGTCGTCGGTGACGTCGAAGCCCCGGAAGAGCACGGCGCCGGCCTCGTGGGCGAGCCGGTCGACGGCCTCCCGGTGGCCGGACAGCCAGGCGGCGAGACCGGTGCCGGGCGCCTCGGCCCTGACCAGGGCCGGCAGGCCGTCGGCCCGCCAGTCCGTCCGGATCTCGACGGCCGCTTCGGCGGTCCGTGGCGGGTCGGTGGCGGCTGTCGTGCCGGTCGGTGCCGTTGCGTCGTTCATCGCTGCCTCTCCTGGAAGACGGTGTACCGCGGTGCGGAGGAGGCCACGGCGGAGAGCAGACGCACGAGGTGCGCGACCGGTCCCGCGTGGTCGTCCGCGAGATAGAAGTGGCCGCCGGGGAAGGAGAGCGGGCAGAAACCGCGGCCCGCTACGTCACGCCAGGCGAGGGCACCCGCTTCCGAGCAGTGCGGATCCTCCGTGCCCCACATCATCGTGAGCGGTGCCGCGACCGGTTCGAGCGAGCTCGGCTCGTACCGCTCGATGAGCCGGTAGTCGCTGCGCAGCGGGCCGAGGAACAGCTCTCGCAGCTCGGCGTGGTCGATGACCTCGTCCGGGATGCCGCCGAGCCGGCGGACGTGCGCCAGGAAGGTGGCGTCGTCGGCGAGGTGGTACGAGGTGACACGCCGCCGCGTCGGCGACTGGCGCCCCGACACGACCACATGGGCCGCAGGCGCTCCCGTCCGCTGGAGCCGCAGCGCGAGCTCGTGGACGACCGCGGCGCCCATGCTGTGGCCGAACAGCACCAGCGGCAGGTCCCGCAGCGGTTCGACGGCCTCGGCGACGGCGTCGACCAGCGCCTCCATCGTGGTCACGCACGGCTCGTCGTCGCGGCTCTCGCGGCCCGGGTAGTGCACGACCGCGTGGTCGACGTAGGCGGGCAGCAGCGTGGACCAGGGGCGGAAGTAGCTCGGCCAGCCACCGGCGTGCGGCAGGCAGATCAGCCGGACGGTGACCGGCCCGGCGGGCCGGAACCGCCGCAGCCACGGCTCGGCGGAACCGGGCGTCGGCCTCGCGGCCGGGCGCGGGACATCGGTGGGGGAGACGCGTGAGGCATCGCGCAACGGGGCGCGTCGGGGCACGTCAGACACGGCGGCGGTCGATCCTCGGGATCGGGGCCGCGTCGGACGGCGCGCCCTCCGCCAGCGCCTGCTTCTCGGCGACGAGCTCCGCCAGCGACGCGAGGTCGGGAGCCTTGAAGAACTGGCCGACCTGCACCCGTACCCCGAACTCCGCGCGGATGCGGGAGATGGCACGCAGCGCGAGCAGCGAGTGACCGCCGAGCGCGAAGAACGAGTCCTGGCGGCCGAGCCGCTCCACGCCGAGGAGTTCGGCGCACAGCTCGGCGAGCCGCGCCTCCAGCGGCGTCCGCGGCGCCTCGTACGGGATGCCGCTGTCCCGGCCGTCCGGCTCCGGCAGCGCCGCCGTGTCGACCTTGCCGTGGGCGTTCAGCGGCCATCGCTCCAGGGCCACCAGGTGCGACGGGACCATCGCCTCGGGCAGCAGACCGCCGAGCAGCTCGCGCAGCTCCGTGTCCAGCCCCGCGGGCACCTCCTCGGTGCCCGTGGTCACGTACCCGACGAGCTGCACCTGTCCGGTGTCGTCGACGCGCACACGGACGAGGGCGTCGGAGACGACAGGGTGTCGGCGCAGCGCGCCCTCCACCTCGCCGGCCTCGACACGGTGGCCGCGGACCTTCACCTGGCTGTCGCCGCGCCCCAGGAACTCCAGGGAGCCGTCGGGCAGGCGCCGTGCCCGGTCGCCTGTCGCGTACAGCCGCTCGCCCCGCGCGAAGGGGTGCGGGACGAACCGCTCGGCGGTCGCCCCGGGCGCCCCGAAGTAGCCGCGGGCCAGCTGGACGCCGCCGATGAACAGCTCGCCGGGCACGCCGGTGGGCTGCGGCCGCCCGTGGGCGTCGAGCACGAGCAGCTCGGTGCCGGGCACCGGCCGTCCGATGGGGACGTCGGCGGGCACGGGCCGTCCGACCTGCCCGGCGGTCACGTCGATGACGGCCTCGGTCGGCCCGTACTGGTTGAACAGCCGCGCCGCCGGATGACGGTCGAGGAGCAGCCCGGCCTGCTCGGCGGACAGCTTCTCGCCGCCGCTGAAGAAGACGCGCACGCTCGGATGGGCGCAGGTCCCCGCCCCCGCCGCGTCCGCCGAGGCGAGGAACTCGCGCAGCATCGACGGGACGAAGTGGCAGACGGTGACCCCGTGCCGGTCGATCAGCTCGTGGAGGTGGTCCGCGTCACGGTGGCCCCCGGGACGGGCCTGCACCACGGCCGCTCCGGACACGACGGGCAGCAGCAGCTCCCACAGAGAGACGTCGAAGCCGATCGGCGCCTTCTGCAGCACACGGTCGCCGGCGTCGATCGCGTACGCCTCGCGCATCCCGGCGAGCCGGTTCAGCAGACCGCCGTGGGTGAGCACGACGCCCTTCGGGCGTCCGGTCGAGCCGGAGGTGAACAGGAGGGCGGCGGCCCGCCCGGAGGCGAGGGGCCCGTTCACGGGACGGTGGTCGGGCAGGCCGGTGACCCCGCCCTCGGGGACGGTGACCCTCTCCCGGCCCGGGAAGAGCCCGTCGAGCGTCGGCCCGGTCAGCACGATCCGCGGCGCGCCGTCGCCGACGAGCTGTTCCAGACGCGCGGCCGGATAGTCGGGGTCGAGCGGCAGGTGAACGGCACCGGCCTTCAGGACGCCGAGGACGGCGGCGACCAGATCGGCGCCCCGTTCCAGGCAGACGCCCACCCGGTCCTCGGGTCCGACGCCCCGGCCGGCGAGGAGGTGCGCCACCCGGTTGGCCCGTGCGTCGAGCTCCGCGTACGTGAGGACCTCCGCGCCCGTTTCCCCGGCCCCGCCCGTTTCCCCGGCCCCGCCCCTTTCCCCGGCCCCGGCCGTGTCCCCGTCTCCGGGGCGGTCCGCGATCACGGCGGTGGCGTCGGGCGTACGGTCGGCCTGCGCCTCGAACCAGGCGACCACATCGGTGTGCAGCGACTCCACGGCCGGCTCCGAGGCGAGCGCGCCGACGACCCGCTCGTACTCCTCCGAGGACATCACCGGCAGCTCCCGCACCGCCCGGCCGGGGGTCTCCGCGGCGGCGGTCAGCACCGAGACGAGGGCGGCGGCCAGTCGGGCGGCCGTGTCCCGGTCGAAGAGCTCGGTGGAGTACTCCAGCCAGCCGTCGAGCCCGCCGTCCTCCTCGGGCACGAGCTGCACGGAGAGGTCGCACCGGACGGTGCCGACCAGCGACGGCAGCACCTCGGCCTCCAGACCGGGCACGGAGAACGCCAGCGGCGGGGTGTTGTGCAGCACCAGCCAGTGCCGGGCGAGGGTGGTCTGGCCGGACACGTCCCGTTCGGCGGGCACTTCGGCCACGATCCGCTCGAAGGACACGTCCTGGTGCGCGTAAGCGTCCACGCACACGTCCCGGGTGCGCCGCAGCAGAGCCCGGAAGTCGTCGCCGGGCTCCAGGCCCACCCGCAGCGGCAGGGTGTTGACGAAGAAGCCGACACTGGACTCGAGCTCGGCCCGGCGACGGCCGGCGACCGGCGTGCCCACGACCACGTCGTCCTCGCCCGACCAGCGGCCGAGGACGATCGACCAGCCGGCGACGAGTCCCATGAAGAGGGTCGCCTGAGCCTCGTCGGTGAGGGCACGCAGCCCCTTCACGACGGACGCGGGAAGCCGCAGCGGCACCGTGTCACCGGCGTAGGCGCGCTGCGCGGGCCGCGGCCGGTCGGCCGGCACGTCGACCATCGGGACGCCGTCGAGCGTCTCCCGCCAGAACTGGAGCTGCTCGTCCAGCAGTCCCTGCTCCAGCGTGCCGCGCTGCCAGGCGGCGAAGTCCGCGTACTGCAGCGCCAGCGGCGGCAGACCGGCCGCGCGGCCCTCGGAAAGCGCCGCGTACGCCGTCCCCAGCTCCGTCATCAACAGCCCCATGGACCAGCCGTCGACGACGATGTGGTGAACCGACAACACCAGTGTCCATTCGGGCTCAGGGGCGTCGGCGACCTTCAGGAGCACCGCCCGCAGCAGCGGCGGGCGGGCCAGGTCGAAGCCCTCGGAGGCGAACTCGGAGACCGTCCGGTGCAGTTCGCCGCGGGTCGTCTCGCGCACCGGTACGCGCACGGTGACCTCGTCGGCGCCCAGGATCCGCTGCTCCAGCTCGCCGGTCTCGGGGGACTCGCCGATCGCCGTGCGCAGCACCTCGTGGCGCTCCACGAGCAGGGCGAAGCAGCGCTCCATGAGAGCGGGGTCGAGGTCGCCGCGCAGGCGCAGGGCACCCGTGCCGACGTACATGGGCGAACCGGGCCGCAACCGGTCCACCAGGAACAGGCGTTCCTGGCCGAAGGAGAGGGGGGCACGGTCCGTGGCGCCGGTGCGCGGCCCGATGCGGTCGATGGCCTGCCCGACACAGGAGTCGTCGAGGAGCTGGTCCAGAAGCCGGCGTTGCTCGGCCGAGAGCGAGAACTGCATGGAAGTCTCTCCACGATCGTGAACGGTCAGGCAGAAGGGGTCGGTTCCATGGCCCGGCGCACGCTCAGGGGCCGCATGTCGGCCCAGTCGGCGGCATGCACGGTGCGGACCTCCAGCAGGTTGTGGCGACCGGACCAACCTGTCCGCTGAGACGGCGGCTGTATTGTCGGGAGTCCTCCTGACAGCCGTCCCCGCCGCGTCAGGTGAATGCCAGCGGACCCTGCCGGGGGCCCTGGAGCGGGGTGATACTCGGCCCCATGACTCACGACATCCCGAAGATCCCGGACACCCCCGCCTGCGTGGGGGCCCTGGACGTCGCCCGCGCCTACTGCTCCCCGGCCCTGCTGAACCACTCCGTGCGCGCCTACGTCTGGGCGGCGGCGTACGGCTCCGAACACGGCATCGGCTTCGACCCCGAACTGATGTGGGTGGCCTCGATGTTCCACGACATCGGCCTCGTGACCGAGTTCGACAACCGGACGGTGGGCTTCGACCACGCGAGCGGACATGTGGCCTGGGTGTACGGCGCGGGCGCCGGATGGCCGGTGCCGCGGCGCGAGCGTCTGGTGGAGGCGGTCGTCGCGCACATGCTGGACGAGGTCGACGTGGCCGCGGACCCGGAGGGCTTCCTCCTGGAACGGTCGACCAGCATGGACATATCCGGCCGCTACATGGACGACTTCCCGGCGGAGTTCAAGGCAGAGGTGCTGGAGCGCTGGCCCCGCCTCGGGATCGCGGGCGAGTTCCTCGACTGCTTCCGTCTGCAAGCCCATCACAAGCCGGACAGCTCGCCGGCCGCCTCCCTGCGGAACGGCATCGCGGACCGCATCCTGGGCAACGCCCTGGACCGCTGAGGCCCTCGGGGAGGCCCTCAGAGGAACCGGCGTACGGGCGCCACCGCGCCCTCCTTGAGCCGGTGCGACCAGGGCCGGGCGGCCCAGGTCTCCGCGGGGACACCCGCGCTCACCGCCCGGTCCTGGTCGAAGTGCGCGTCGAGGGCGGCGGCGAGCTCCTCGTCGAGGACGGCGAGCATGACTTCCTCGTCGTGGTCGAGGGAGCGGCGGTTGAGGTTGGCGGAGCCGACCACCGACAGGGTGCCGTCCACGGTGAGCACCTTGGCGTGCATCATCGTCGGCCCGTACTCCCAGACGCGCACCCCGGCGTCGAGCAGGCCCGCGTAGAGGCGACGGCCGGCCTGCCGGCAGACCGCCTTGTCGGTGTGCCGTCCCGGTACCAGGAGCTCCACCTCGACGCCCCGGCGGGCGGTGGCCCCGAGGAGACCGGCGAAGTCGTCGTCGGGCGCGAAGTAGGCGGTGGTGAGCCGGACGCGCTCCTCGGCGGATTCGAGCACCACCCGCAGCAGCGTGCGCATGTCCTGCCTGCCGACGCCCGCCGAGCCCCGCACCACCTGCACCGCCGCGTGGCCGGCCGGCGACTGCTCCGGGAACAGGTCGCGCTCGTCGAAGAGCCGGTCGTGGCACTCGGCCCAGTTCTGGGCGAAGGCGGCGGCGAGACCGTCCACGGCGGGGCCCCGCACCCGGAAGTGGGTCTCGCGCCACTCTCCCGCGTGCCGGGCGTCTCCGGCCCATTCCTGGGCGATCCCGACACCGCCGGTGAAGGCGGTGGTCTCGTCGACGACGAGGACCTTGCGGTGGCCGCGGTGGTTCTGTTTGAAGGGGGACAGTCCGAGCGGAGCCCGGAACCACGCCACGTCCACCCCGGCGGCGGTCATCCGCGCGAGGACCGGCCGCTCGATGAGCCGGCTGCCGAAGCCGTCGAGCAGAAGCCTGACCCGTACACCTGCCGCGGCCCGTTCGGCGAGGGCCTCCGCGACGTCGCGGGCGACGCGCCCCCGCCAGTACACGAACGTCATCAGGTCGACGGTCCGGCGGGCGGCACGGATGGCCTCGAGCATCGCGGGGAAGATCTCGTCCCCGTTGCGCAGCGGGAGGATCTGGTTGTGGTCCGTCATGGGGGTGCCGAGGAGGCGCTCCAGACGGCGGCGGATGCGCCGGGCGCGGTCCCGGGTGGCCGGAGGGCCGGGCCGCGAGCCGGGCGAGGGCGCAGCTGTCCGGAGCGCCTCCTCGGCTCTGGCCATGGTGGTTCTTCTCCGTGTCGGGGTTCTGTCCGCGTCGTTCTAGAGCGGGGTGACGTACGCACCGGAGATGCCGCCGTCGACGACGAAGTCCGCCGCGTTGACGAACGAGGAGTCGTCGCTCGCGAGGAAGGCGACGGCCGCGGCGATCTCCTCGGCCTCGGCGAAGCGGCCGGCGGGGATGTGGACGAGGCGGCGCGCGGCGCGCTCGGGGTCCTTGGCGAACAGCTCCTGGAGGAGCGGGGTGTTGACCGGTCCGGGGCAGAGGGCGTTGACGCGGATGCCTTCGCGGGCGAACTGCACGCCGAGCTCGCGGGACATCGCGAGCACGCCGCCCTTGGAGGCGGTGTACGAGATCTGGCTGGTGGCCGCGCCCATGAGAGCGACGAAGGAGGCGGTGTTGATGATGGAGCCCTTGCCCTGGCGGCGCATGTAGGGCAGGGCGGCCTTGCAGCAGAGGTAGACGGAGGTGAGGTTGACGTCCTGGACGCGCTTCCAGGCCTCCAGGCCGGTCTCCAGGATGGAGTCGTCGTCCGGGGGCGAGATGCCGGCGTTGTTGAAGGCGATGTCGACGGAGCCGTAGGTGTCGAAGGCGGTCTTGAACAGCGCCTCGACCTGATCGGGGTCGGTGACGTCGACCTGGACGAAGGTTCCGCCGACCTCCTCGGCGGCGGCCTTGCCTGCGGTCTCGTCGATGTCGCCGCAGACGACGTTCGCACCCTCCGAGGCGAAGCGGCGGGCGGTGGCCAGGCCGATGCCGCTGCCGGCTCCGGTGATGACGGCGGTACGGCCGACCAGTCGACGCATGACGCTCCTTGTTTCGTGGTCGTCGGAAGAGAGAGGAGGACGGGGGCGACGGGGGCGACGGGCGCCCCCGGCGATTCCCTGGCGACCCTAGCCACGGGCGGACGGGCCGGACACCGAGGAGAACCATGGACTACCGGGGGCGCGCGGGAGCCCGTGCGTCGGGAGGTCACGCGCGTCGGAGGTCGCACGCGGGCGAGCGTTCACGCGCGCCGGAGATCACGCGCGGGCAACCGTTCACGCGCCGGAGATCACACGCGGGCGGGCAACCCTTCACGCGCGTCAGACCGTCCACGTGCGGGAGACGAGAGACACGCCCGACGCATGGGCCGCCCAGGTCTCCGTGGGGGGCGGGGACACCGGCAGCCCGGCCGTCTGTGCTTCCAGCAGCAGCCGCACAGGGCCGTCACCGCGCACCGTGAGGACGATCTCGTCGCCCTCCGGACGAGGGGCGGGCAGCAGGAGCCCCCACTTCCAGGGCCCCGAGGCGAACCCCCGGTTCTCCCCGCCCGGTACCTCCGTGGTGCCGATCCGGGCGCTGAGCAGGGCGCCCGCTCGCGTGTAGAGGGTGAGCCGGGAGGCCCGTCCTCCGTCGGTGCCCACCCACAGGCGGATCTCGCGCCCGCCGTCGACCGCACGGCTGCCGCGCACGCGCAGGACCGGGGAAGGGGCCGGAGCTCCAGGGGCCGTGGCGGCGTACCGGCCGCCCTCTCCGAACAGGAGGGGGAAGGTCTCCTCGACGTTCCGGCGTCCGCCGTCGGCGTAGGACCGCGACCAGTCGGTGGCGCCCGTGCCGTCGCTCAGCCACTGGGCTCGGCCCGTGTCGGCGTCGAGTCCGTGCACGAGGCTCGTGGGCGCGGGGTGCGCGCGGTCCACGCGGTCGAGGGCCGTGCCGGTGCCCGTGAGGGCCGGTCCGGCGACGAGCAGGACGGCCAGGGGGATCACCGCCCGACGTCCCGGCAGTGTCACGGCCAGGGACGAGGACAGGGGCGCCGCGACCAGGGCCACCAGGAGCATCGGGATCGCCACGAGGGCCAGGCCGACGGAATCCTTGAGGAGGGCGGCCACCGGGAGCATCAGCACCGCCGCCGAGAGGCCCAGGGCCCCGGCGGGCACGAGGACCCGCAGCCGTGACGTCGCGGGACGCCGGGCCACCGACGCCAGTCCCACGGAGCCGCACAGCGCGGGCCACGCGAACAGGTACGAACCACCGGGGAAGAACAGGGCGGTGGTCACGGCGAGCCCGGCGAACCACAGGACGGCGGCTGCCCCGGCTTCGTACGCGTACCCCTTGCGCAGGAACAGCATCGCCCAGGCGTAGGCGGCGGCGGTCGCGAAGGCGGCGAAGCCGAGCGAGGTGATGGTCGTGCGGTGCGGGTTGCCGAAGGCGAAGCCCCCGTACTCCGGTCGTGCCCAGCACAGCACCTGCCAGCCGGCCAGCCCCAGGGCGAAGGCCACCACCAGGGGCACGGGGAGCGTCGCCACGGCGACGCCCAGAGGCCGCCGCGCGA is a window encoding:
- a CDS encoding amino acid adenylation domain-containing protein; this encodes MQFSLSAEQRRLLDQLLDDSCVGQAIDRIGPRTGATDRAPLSFGQERLFLVDRLRPGSPMYVGTGALRLRGDLDPALMERCFALLVERHEVLRTAIGESPETGELEQRILGADEVTVRVPVRETTRGELHRTVSEFASEGFDLARPPLLRAVLLKVADAPEPEWTLVLSVHHIVVDGWSMGLLMTELGTAYAALSEGRAAGLPPLALQYADFAAWQRGTLEQGLLDEQLQFWRETLDGVPMVDVPADRPRPAQRAYAGDTVPLRLPASVVKGLRALTDEAQATLFMGLVAGWSIVLGRWSGEDDVVVGTPVAGRRRAELESSVGFFVNTLPLRVGLEPGDDFRALLRRTRDVCVDAYAHQDVSFERIVAEVPAERDVSGQTTLARHWLVLHNTPPLAFSVPGLEAEVLPSLVGTVRCDLSVQLVPEEDGGLDGWLEYSTELFDRDTAARLAAALVSVLTAAAETPGRAVRELPVMSSEEYERVVGALASEPAVESLHTDVVAWFEAQADRTPDATAVIADRPGDGDTAGAGERGGAGETGGAGETGAEVLTYAELDARANRVAHLLAGRGVGPEDRVGVCLERGADLVAAVLGVLKAGAVHLPLDPDYPAARLEQLVGDGAPRIVLTGPTLDGLFPGRERVTVPEGGVTGLPDHRPVNGPLASGRAAALLFTSGSTGRPKGVVLTHGGLLNRLAGMREAYAIDAGDRVLQKAPIGFDVSLWELLLPVVSGAAVVQARPGGHRDADHLHELIDRHGVTVCHFVPSMLREFLASADAAGAGTCAHPSVRVFFSGGEKLSAEQAGLLLDRHPAARLFNQYGPTEAVIDVTAGQVGRPVPADVPIGRPVPGTELLVLDAHGRPQPTGVPGELFIGGVQLARGYFGAPGATAERFVPHPFARGERLYATGDRARRLPDGSLEFLGRGDSQVKVRGHRVEAGEVEGALRRHPVVSDALVRVRVDDTGQVQLVGYVTTGTEEVPAGLDTELRELLGGLLPEAMVPSHLVALERWPLNAHGKVDTAALPEPDGRDSGIPYEAPRTPLEARLAELCAELLGVERLGRQDSFFALGGHSLLALRAISRIRAEFGVRVQVGQFFKAPDLASLAELVAEKQALAEGAPSDAAPIPRIDRRRV
- a CDS encoding phospholipase D-like domain-containing protein; translated protein: MARAEEALRTAAPSPGSRPGPPATRDRARRIRRRLERLLGTPMTDHNQILPLRNGDEIFPAMLEAIRAARRTVDLMTFVYWRGRVARDVAEALAERAAAGVRVRLLLDGFGSRLIERPVLARMTAAGVDVAWFRAPLGLSPFKQNHRGHRKVLVVDETTAFTGGVGIAQEWAGDARHAGEWRETHFRVRGPAVDGLAAAFAQNWAECHDRLFDERDLFPEQSPAGHAAVQVVRGSAGVGRQDMRTLLRVVLESAEERVRLTTAYFAPDDDFAGLLGATARRGVEVELLVPGRHTDKAVCRQAGRRLYAGLLDAGVRVWEYGPTMMHAKVLTVDGTLSVVGSANLNRRSLDHDEEVMLAVLDEELAAALDAHFDQDRAVSAGVPAETWAARPWSHRLKEGAVAPVRRFL
- a CDS encoding TauD/TfdA family dioxygenase, which translates into the protein MNDATAPTGTTAATDPPRTAEAAVEIRTDWRADGLPALVRAEAPGTGLAAWLSGHREAVDRLAHEAGAVLFRGFDVTDDKGFREALDALSSRVLDYGERSSPRSEVSEGVYTSTEYPADQHILLHNEQSYTDNWPLRIVFFCERAATKGGRTPLADSRRVLAGLRPETVEKFERLGVRYVRNYLPGISLSWQEAFQTEDPADVEAYCARAGITAEWVDEEQLRTHQVRPAVHRHPVTGERTWFNHAYFFHISSLPEEVSEGLLAAVEPEDLPYNTYYGDGTPIEPETLDEIRSVLDAGTTGFDWEPGDVLLVENMITAHAREPFEGPRRILAAMADPVGDLVGRTTEGKK
- a CDS encoding gamma-glutamyl-gamma-aminobutyrate hydrolase family protein, which translates into the protein MSRPVIGIAGYRDQARWNIWDTDATVVQQSYVRGITANGGRAVVLPPDDLDADVLHRLDGLLLTGGADIDPAHYGQEPHPASDTPRPDRDHGELLLLRTALDLDLPVLGVCRGLQLLALAYGGTLHQHLPDVVGHTGHCPREGEFGQHEVRFTAHSGAAAVYGPLAVTNSHHHQAVADPGRLTVTGRSDDGVVEAAEDPAKRFVLGVQWHPEVSGDDELFTAFVAACAK
- a CDS encoding TauD/TfdA family dioxygenase encodes the protein MTTGERTDIPGAHAEPLDDEPFLLKLTAAEPGTPLGPWIDAHRERLLTALDRYGVLLFRGFGVPDPEAFGRAARAFSPELLGYLERAAPRNEVADKVFTSTELSEEQWIPFHHEMSYAHNWPSRLYFYGDRPSATGGATPVASERRVFPRIPAEVRERFQRHGVRYVRNYGPDLDIPWQEVFQTGDRSEVEAYCAQSGTDLEWTGNDGLRTVSRRQALAEHPRTGETVWFNHAHLFHTSNLPAEVAEVLIGEYGPEGLPRNAYYGDGEEIEDEVMALIRGLYEEAAVSFPWEREDVMVVDNFLATHAREPFRGDRRVLVAMSDLYVAPGHR
- a CDS encoding 3-oxoacyl-ACP reductase, which translates into the protein MRRLVGRTAVITGAGSGIGLATARRFASEGANVVCGDIDETAGKAAAEEVGGTFVQVDVTDPDQVEALFKTAFDTYGSVDIAFNNAGISPPDDDSILETGLEAWKRVQDVNLTSVYLCCKAALPYMRRQGKGSIINTASFVALMGAATSQISYTASKGGVLAMSRELGVQFAREGIRVNALCPGPVNTPLLQELFAKDPERAARRLVHIPAGRFAEAEEIAAAVAFLASDDSSFVNAADFVVDGGISGAYVTPL
- a CDS encoding thioesterase domain-containing protein, whose translation is MSDVPRRAPLRDASRVSPTDVPRPAARPTPGSAEPWLRRFRPAGPVTVRLICLPHAGGWPSYFRPWSTLLPAYVDHAVVHYPGRESRDDEPCVTTMEALVDAVAEAVEPLRDLPLVLFGHSMGAAVVHELALRLQRTGAPAAHVVVSGRQSPTRRRVTSYHLADDATFLAHVRRLGGIPDEVIDHAELRELFLGPLRSDYRLIERYEPSSLEPVAAPLTMMWGTEDPHCSEAGALAWRDVAGRGFCPLSFPGGHFYLADDHAGPVAHLVRLLSAVASSAPRYTVFQERQR
- a CDS encoding HD domain-containing protein, with the protein product MTHDIPKIPDTPACVGALDVARAYCSPALLNHSVRAYVWAAAYGSEHGIGFDPELMWVASMFHDIGLVTEFDNRTVGFDHASGHVAWVYGAGAGWPVPRRERLVEAVVAHMLDEVDVAADPEGFLLERSTSMDISGRYMDDFPAEFKAEVLERWPRLGIAGEFLDCFRLQAHHKPDSSPAASLRNGIADRILGNALDR